The Xyrauchen texanus isolate HMW12.3.18 chromosome 19, RBS_HiC_50CHRs, whole genome shotgun sequence genome segment AACATTGAACTTCAATCACTTTGatcatatttaaaggaatattccggtacACGTGAAGCTCAGTccacagcttttgtggcataatattgatcaacactacaaaaaaataaataatgtcgactcgtccctccttttctttaaaaaagcacaaatatgtgtgaaagtgaaacacttacaatggaagtcaatgggtcaATGAAAAAAAAcgacatgatttaaaaaaatgacagctcaaataatacacaagttttaacatgagaattaatgtaagtgctttaataaaataataagcgtcacatttctgccttaaaaattggccccattgactttcattgtaagagTCTCACTGGAACCTCAATATTGCAATATAACACTTAACATGCAAATCACAGTGATGGTGACGATGCATCATTTTTATGCATTGAAATTTGCACAATATGCATAATATTTAATTCAagctgcaatgcatgctgggaatccGAATATGTGAGCGTGATGTATGTCATTGTGTattgccctgtgatggactggccatctgTCCAGTGTTTCCCTgcctccactagatggcagcaatcaCTGGAAAAATAAAATCACCCTCCATCACAACACACAGATGtcaactgtaggggcgctctaacacattatacccctcacagatgtgaactgtagggggctctaacacattatacccctcacagatgtgaactgtaggggctgctaacacattatacccctcacagatgtgaactgtaggggctctaacacattatacccctcacagatgtgaactgtagggggctctaacacattatacccctcacagatgtgaactgtagggggcctctaacacattatacccctcacagatgtgaactgtagggggcgcctaacacattatacccctcacagatgtgaactgtaggggcgctctaacacattatacccctcacagatgtgaactgtagggcgctctaacacattttacccctcacagatgtgaactgtaggggctctaacacattatacccctcacagatgtgaactgtagggggctctaacacattatacccctcacagatgtgaactgtagggggctctaacacattatacccctcacagatgtgaactgtagggggctctaacacattatactcctcacagatgtgaactgtagggggctctaacacattatacccctcacagatgtgaactgtagggagctctaacacattatacccctcacagatgtgaactgtaggggctctaacacattatacccctcacagatgtgaactgtagggggcgctctaacacattttacccctcacagatgtgaactgtagggggctctaacacattttacccctcacagatgtgaactgtagggagctctaacacattttacccctcacagatgtgaactgtagggggctctaacacattttacccctcacagatgtgaactgtagggggctctaacacattttacccctcacagatgtgaactgtaggggctctaacacattttacccctcacagatgtgaactgtaggtggcactctaacacattatatccctcacagatgtgctcagtccatagacattcagtctaatgttcagttcaacaacaccctcattatttcatccaatatctcggcctctgagtggactacaagctaaATCTAGGTGTcaatagaaagctgagatcctcccttTGCAATGATATTTAACACTGTAACATCAATAGTTGAAGACATATTTTTTTCTGATGAATTGTTtggcatgcttttcctgctggaccgcATATTTTGCATAAGATACAATACTGGATTATTCACATAAGCAAATTCACAGACAAGTGAAAATGGCAAATATTTTAGAAGACTTcttaaggtaaaagcagatataaagtgtTTGGCTATTTGTGGCTTACAGAAGCAGTTATCGGAGCATAAATGAGATGTTTGTGTTTGATGACttaaagaaatcatatttcactttgtgattgttttgaaaatcttttaaacTGTGGTATGAGTGCAACAaaatatacagtcacattcctaagagtgagagctttcatttgatatatgacttgtccatttgtgtgctatgtgaaagacttttattttcttaaatatatttctaccccattacctctagggggcgctaattttcatCTCGAATGTTTTCAGgtcttattttgatattttaagtaacataaatgcagaagtgatgggtATCTCTGAAAAGTAcagattgtaagctttcaaatgagACCTCACATGCCTGACTTTACTGTTATAAGCGTAATCTGTTTTCACGATATAGCGCCCCCTTTAGACCCACCAGCGGATCggtagagtttaaggggttacaGCGGTCACACTacactccattcactcccattaaacGCATCCAAATGCGAGAGACTGGAAACTCGTGAAAGCTTTTGCAAAGAAGTTTTGTGTTACGCTGCAGACGAAAGTTCAAGTTTGGTTATCTCTGACCAGAGGACCTGAAGGAAACCCACGTGAACAGCATGCAAACTCCATACAGCAAGGCCCAGTTGAGCCGGGACTTGAACCCGGGACCTTCTTGCCATGCTACCCACTTTCCTAAAATTCCTCTGGAGAAAtataaatagacacaaatgagtcaGTAAGAGTATAAAGCAAATGGgtagcatagctcagatcatttgttCTTGGGAGAATCTGATGAGAGATGTTTGAGTTTATCCggagatctctgacttttgattgcagacttttggtatcttggcaaagcAGCTGGAATAAGTCACAGTGGGTGAGGGAGTCTGGTCATTGGCCCAAcagggacagagacagacagtcagcgagagagggagagacagaccaGTCCAGCTGTAAACACCACAGACAGCACCCATAAAACATCATCCTCATCCTGGACCGCTCCTGTTCTGTGAAGTCTTTCCACTTTGAGCTCGAGGAGTGTCTGTGGCTTCTCGTTTGATATGAGATCTGGAGTACTAGAGCAGCTTGAAGAGTTTATCTGAGTTTAATGAGACGCCGTGGCTCTGCGGAGCACCGGAAGGAGACGGGAGAGGAGGGGGAGGAGGCGCAGAGGGGCCGCAGAGGGGCTCAGATGCTGCTCAGGGGGGCAGAGAAGGAGAAAAcgaaagagagagaaggagagatggCCACGGGAGCAATCACAACTCTCCCGGCCAACCCTGACGACGGGGCCAGCGGAGGATTTCCTTCAGGGAATTTCAAGGAACCAAAACGTTTGTACTGCAAAAACGGTGGCTACTTCCTGCGGATAAACTCGGATGGCAGGGTGGACGGCATTCGTGAGAAAAGCGACCCTCACAGTGAGTGGACTTGTTCCGTTACTTTTCCATGGAAAAAACAGGAGAGAGGGAATGATCtagagcaaagagagagagagagagaacacaaagTCTCTTTATACTGTTGTTGTGGAGCAAGAGCCTTAATGATGTCACATTTCCATAAAATAACACAGttgttgtttatgtttgtaatgtcAGAAAGTGTCTCTACATTCATTAGAATAGAAAGTTCAAAGTCCCACTTTATATCAGGTGTAACTACAACACGGCTACAGTTTAGGAgcagggttggggttagggttcaGGGTTaggtgtaactacagatgtaactaaatacaggtactttaaatgtaactacaatgcaacaacatgtatgtacataataagtacatttgtATCAAATACTGAAGTACATAacttttatataaacaaaaattataattgtggGCAGGGTTGggaaagttacttttaaaatgttgtacactacagattacagattacatactgtaaaatgtaatttgtaacgtattctgttagattactgaAGGTCGGTAATGTAATCtatatactttggattacttaagCACTGGCAGATTTCTTttccacttgttttgattatgtaaacaagttaataacaagtgaaaaaaatcaaatatatacactTATATTAAAAAATACGCTCTCTGAAAAAGGCCTACATATTTTATACAATGTAACTTCTGAAACGAGATAAAGCCAATTGGTCTTTTTTAAGGAATTGTagctatttttacagaaaaacaatataaaaaaggaTAATCAAGAATAAGATCTTTGTATGATGTTATGTAGATT includes the following:
- the LOC127659624 gene encoding fibroblast growth factor 2-like; this translates as MRRRGSAEHRKETGEEGEEAQRGRRGAQMLLRGAEKEKTKEREGEMATGAITTLPANPDDGASGGFPSGNFKEPKRLYCKNGGYFLRINSDGRVDGIREKSDPHIRLQLQATAVGEVVIKGVRANRYLAMNADGRLFGTRRATDECYFFEHLESNNYNTYRSRKYPNWYVALKRTGQYKSGSQTGPGQKAILFLPMSAKC